The following proteins come from a genomic window of Mobula birostris isolate sMobBir1 unplaced genomic scaffold, sMobBir1.hap1 scaffold_835, whole genome shotgun sequence:
- the LOC140193770 gene encoding NADH dehydrogenase [ubiquinone] 1 alpha subcomplex subunit 4-like 2 isoform X2 — protein sequence MFRLLVKQARRHRGLIPLFFFIGLGMGSASLYLLRLAVRNPEVIWDRKNNPEPWNNLSPTHQYKFMAVETDYSKLKKERPDF from the exons ATGTTCCGGCTTTTGGTCAAACAAGCGCGGAGACACCGCGGA CTTATCCCCCTGTTCTTTTTCATTGGATTGGGGATGGGATCTGCATCGCTGTATCTCCTCCGTCTGGCTGTGCGGAATCCGGAAGTCAT CTGGGACAGGAAGAATAACCCAGAACCCTGGAACAATCTCAGTCCCACCCACCAGTACAAG TTCATGGCCGTTGAGACTGACTACAGCAAGCTAAAGAAGGAACGTCCAGACTTCTAG
- the LOC140193770 gene encoding NADH dehydrogenase [ubiquinone] 1 alpha subcomplex subunit 4-like 2 isoform X1 translates to MFRLLVKQARRHRGLIPLFFFIGLGMGSASLYLLRLAVRNPEVIWDRKNNPEPWNNLSPTHQYKLKSSSAVQIVCGALQAKQVVSGGKPFELFAPLPCFI, encoded by the exons ATGTTCCGGCTTTTGGTCAAACAAGCGCGGAGACACCGCGGA CTTATCCCCCTGTTCTTTTTCATTGGATTGGGGATGGGATCTGCATCGCTGTATCTCCTCCGTCTGGCTGTGCGGAATCCGGAAGTCAT CTGGGACAGGAAGAATAACCCAGAACCCTGGAACAATCTCAGTCCCACCCACCAGTACAAG TTGAAATCTTCCTCAGCTGTCCAGATCGTTTGTGGAGCATTACAAGCAAAACAGGTGGTATCTGGGGGGAAACCCTTTGAGCTGTTTGCCCCCCTCCCCTGTTTCATCTGA